One window of Methanofervidicoccus abyssi genomic DNA carries:
- the dapF gene encoding diaminopimelate epimerase — MEFTKMHSLGNDYIVINEYHGIKVEEEYKREFSKRICRRGFSVGADGVIFIQRPEDENCDVKFRIFNSDGSEAEMCGNGIRCFSKYVYEKVLKKNPLYVETLGGLRICEMEIERNTVRFIRVHMGTPKFQLRDIPMEVEGKDENDIFLNEYLYLNSGILDRVRVSVVNVGNPHAVVFLEDNDINMDFVRKNLEILGREIENHRVFPERINVHFVETLGRNEIRMVTWERGVGYTRACGTGATGSAILAHKLGKTGNKVLVHLDGGDLEVEIGENEVYLKGGATLVYDGILRDAL; from the coding sequence ATTGAATTTACAAAGATGCACAGCTTAGGAAACGACTACATAGTAATAAACGAGTATCATGGTATAAAAGTAGAGGAGGAATACAAGAGAGAGTTTTCCAAGAGAATATGTAGAAGGGGTTTTTCCGTAGGTGCAGATGGCGTAATATTTATACAGAGACCTGAGGATGAAAACTGTGACGTGAAATTCAGAATATTCAACAGTGATGGATCAGAGGCTGAGATGTGTGGAAATGGAATAAGATGTTTCTCCAAGTATGTCTATGAAAAGGTGTTAAAAAAGAACCCATTGTATGTGGAAACCTTGGGAGGATTGAGAATATGCGAGATGGAGATAGAGAGAAATACTGTAAGATTCATCAGGGTACATATGGGCACTCCTAAGTTTCAACTAAGAGATATACCCATGGAGGTAGAGGGAAAAGATGAGAATGATATATTTTTGAACGAGTATTTATATCTAAATAGTGGAATCTTAGATAGAGTTAGAGTAAGTGTTGTGAATGTTGGTAATCCTCATGCTGTCGTATTCCTTGAAGATAACGATATAAATATGGATTTTGTAAGGAAAAATTTGGAGATATTGGGAAGGGAGATAGAGAATCATAGGGTATTCCCAGAGAGGATAAATGTCCATTTTGTAGAAACCTTAGGAAGAAATGAAATAAGGATGGTAACTTGGGAGAGAGGAGTAGGATATACTAGAGCCTGTGGAACTGGTGCAACAGGTTCAGCTATCCTAGCCCATAAGTTGGGAAAAACTGGGAATAAGGTACTAGTACATTTAGACGGAGGAGACTTGGAAGTAGAGATTGGGGAGAATGAGGTTTATTTAAAAGGAGGTGCAACATTAGTGTACGATGGAATATTGAGGGATGCTCTTTAA
- a CDS encoding signal recognition particle protein Srp54, whose product MLEKLGQSITKALNKIKNATFVDKKLIKEVIKDIQRALIQADVNVRLVLKMSKEIERRAIYEEVPKGLSKKEHIIKIVYEELIKLLGKEGQKLNIDPKKRNVILLVGIQGSGKTTSAAKLARYIQKMGLKPGLIGADTYRPAAYQQLKQLAEKIHVPVYGDESGKMTPVEIVKEGLNRLKKMDVVIVDTAGRHKEEKELLEEMKKIKEVVNPDEIILVIDGTLGQQAKNQAKAFKEAVGDIGSIIVTKLDGSAKGGGALSAVAEIKAPIKFIGTGEGIDDLEPFDPKKFVSRLLGMGDLDTLLKKTENIIDDETEESLDAIMRGKFTLKELYSQLEAISKMGPMKQIISMIPGFGGVIPKEAIHLTEQKLKKYRVIMDSMTREEKENPEIIKSSRIRRIARGAGVREEDVKELLRYYATTKRAFQNLKRGKMLKMGGPIGKIMRQLMYRDGQ is encoded by the coding sequence ATGTTGGAAAAATTGGGGCAGAGTATAACCAAGGCATTAAACAAGATAAAAAATGCTACATTTGTGGATAAAAAACTTATAAAGGAGGTGATCAAGGACATACAAAGAGCTTTGATACAGGCAGATGTGAATGTTAGGTTGGTACTTAAGATGAGTAAGGAGATTGAGAGGAGGGCTATATACGAGGAAGTGCCTAAGGGATTGTCAAAAAAGGAACATATTATAAAGATAGTATATGAGGAGTTGATAAAGTTACTTGGTAAAGAAGGACAGAAGTTAAACATCGATCCTAAAAAAAGGAACGTTATACTCTTAGTTGGTATCCAAGGTAGTGGTAAAACCACCAGTGCTGCAAAACTTGCTAGGTATATACAGAAGATGGGATTGAAGCCAGGCTTAATAGGGGCAGATACTTACAGGCCTGCTGCGTATCAACAGTTGAAACAGCTTGCAGAGAAGATACATGTACCTGTGTATGGAGATGAATCTGGAAAGATGACACCTGTGGAGATAGTAAAAGAAGGGTTGAATCGTTTGAAAAAGATGGATGTGGTGATAGTGGATACTGCAGGAAGACATAAGGAGGAGAAGGAGCTGTTAGAGGAGATGAAGAAGATAAAGGAAGTGGTAAATCCTGATGAAATTATACTTGTAATAGACGGTACTTTAGGACAACAGGCTAAGAACCAGGCAAAGGCATTTAAGGAAGCTGTTGGGGATATTGGGAGTATAATAGTTACTAAGTTAGATGGATCTGCAAAGGGAGGGGGTGCCCTAAGTGCCGTAGCTGAGATAAAAGCTCCTATAAAGTTCATAGGGACTGGGGAGGGGATAGATGACTTAGAGCCCTTCGATCCAAAGAAGTTCGTTTCAAGACTCTTAGGTATGGGAGATCTAGACACTCTGCTGAAAAAGACTGAGAATATAATAGATGATGAGACGGAGGAGAGTTTAGATGCTATAATGAGGGGAAAATTTACACTAAAAGAGTTATACTCCCAACTAGAGGCTATATCTAAGATGGGGCCCATGAAACAGATAATAAGTATGATACCAGGTTTTGGAGGTGTTATACCTAAGGAAGCCATACATCTGACGGAGCAAAAGTTAAAGAAGTATAGAGTTATAATGGATTCCATGACAAGGGAGGAAAAAGAGAACCCAGAGATTATTAAATCTTCAAGGATAAGAAGAATAGCAAGAGGTGCTGGAGTTAGAGAGGAGGATGTAAAGGAACTTCTAAGATACTACGCTACTACTAAGAGAGCATTCCAGAATCTAAAGAGAGGTAAGATGCTGAAGATGGGAGGTCCTATTGGAAAGATTATGAGGCAGTTGATGTATAGGGATGGCCAGTAG
- a CDS encoding UbiX family flavin prenyltransferase, which translates to MKVVVCITGASGVCYAKRLLEVLREKSVKTALIVSESGKKIIEHELDVDLDYLISLSHEYYENSDFFSPLASGSHMFHSVVVVPCSMKTLSAVANGYSGNLICRVCDVAIKEGRKLILIPREMPLSPIHLENMLKLSKLGVVIMPPIPAFYGKPKSVEDIVDFVVGRVLDNLNIPNNLFKRWGDIWDE; encoded by the coding sequence ATGAAAGTAGTGGTATGTATTACAGGTGCTAGTGGAGTATGTTATGCAAAGAGATTATTGGAGGTACTTAGGGAGAAGAGTGTAAAGACAGCTCTAATAGTCTCTGAGTCTGGTAAAAAAATAATAGAACATGAGTTAGATGTAGATCTAGACTATCTAATAAGTCTGTCCCATGAATACTACGAGAACAGTGATTTTTTCTCACCCTTGGCCTCTGGTTCTCACATGTTTCACAGTGTGGTAGTGGTGCCATGTTCTATGAAGACGCTTTCTGCAGTGGCAAATGGATACAGTGGTAACTTGATATGTAGGGTATGTGATGTGGCGATTAAGGAGGGGAGGAAGTTAATACTTATACCTAGAGAGATGCCGTTAAGTCCTATACACCTTGAGAACATGCTGAAGCTATCTAAGTTAGGAGTTGTCATTATGCCACCTATTCCTGCATTCTATGGAAAACCTAAGAGTGTGGAAGATATAGTAGATTTTGTCGTTGGAAGGGTGCTGGATAACTTAAATATTCCAAACAATCTATTTAAAAGATGGGGAGATATTTGGGATGAGTAA
- a CDS encoding selenium metabolism-associated LysR family transcriptional regulator has product MDPKISYFKTFVTTSKTKSFSKAAKKLGITQGTVSNHISTLEKYFDTQLFIRTPEGVELTPEGQILYESAKKILELIESTRQRIKSLHEYPEGTIKIAASTTPGEHILPSIIMDYKREYKDVDFDIEITDSKRCFKLLENGSVDIIAVGYLYNKDYEHLIIGKDRLVLIVPPNHRLAKKGVATLSDIMKEDYIDREEGSGTREVIIKALNEKGYSMMDLNVVMRLGSNSSIITAVSEGNGVSIISEIPAKKAAEAGLVKIVPIVDLDLTRYLYLVKGKKLKNPSAVRSFWEFLEG; this is encoded by the coding sequence ATGGATCCTAAGATAAGTTACTTCAAAACATTTGTAACTACATCGAAGACGAAAAGTTTCTCCAAGGCTGCAAAAAAACTTGGTATCACTCAAGGTACTGTAAGTAATCACATTTCAACCCTTGAGAAATACTTCGATACCCAATTATTTATCAGGACTCCAGAAGGTGTAGAGTTAACTCCTGAAGGCCAAATTCTCTACGAGAGTGCTAAAAAGATACTGGAACTTATAGAATCTACAAGGCAACGTATTAAGTCACTTCACGAGTACCCAGAAGGAACTATCAAAATTGCTGCAAGTACAACTCCAGGAGAGCATATTCTACCAAGTATAATAATGGATTACAAAAGAGAGTATAAGGATGTTGACTTCGACATAGAGATAACAGACTCTAAAAGATGTTTTAAACTATTGGAGAATGGCTCTGTCGACATTATAGCAGTTGGTTATCTCTACAATAAAGATTACGAGCACCTAATAATAGGAAAAGATAGGTTAGTACTGATAGTACCTCCAAACCACAGACTGGCCAAGAAAGGTGTAGCAACACTCTCTGACATAATGAAGGAAGACTACATAGATAGAGAAGAAGGTTCTGGTACTAGAGAAGTTATAATAAAGGCTCTGAATGAGAAGGGTTACTCCATGATGGATCTTAATGTAGTGATGAGACTTGGAAGTAATTCTTCCATAATAACTGCAGTCTCTGAAGGAAATGGAGTAAGTATCATATCTGAGATTCCTGCAAAGAAGGCTGCTGAGGCAGGTTTAGTGAAAATCGTCCCTATAGTAGATTTAGATCTTACCAGGTATCTGTATTTAGTAAAGGGTAAGAAACTTAAGAACCCCAGTGCAGTAAGATCTTTCTGGGAGTTCTTGGAGGGCTAA
- a CDS encoding DUF2304 domain-containing protein: protein MQLIQILALVFAIFAMFKIILKAKNSEINIEPAIFWIFVWMLVVLIAVFPQTMSYLATFTGVKRGVDSIIYLAIMTLFYLQYRLYIKMENIEREITLIVREIAILEKEKKEKEK from the coding sequence ATGCAACTTATTCAGATACTTGCCTTAGTTTTTGCAATCTTTGCAATGTTCAAAATAATACTAAAAGCCAAAAATAGTGAGATAAACATAGAACCTGCCATATTCTGGATATTTGTCTGGATGTTGGTTGTACTGATAGCAGTATTCCCACAAACTATGAGTTATCTGGCCACGTTCACTGGTGTAAAAAGAGGAGTAGATAGTATAATATACTTAGCCATTATGACACTATTCTATCTACAGTACAGGTTGTATATAAAGATGGAAAATATCGAGAGAGAAATTACCCTTATTGTAAGAGAGATCGCTATATTGGAGAAAGAAAAAAAAGAAAAGGAAAAATAA
- a CDS encoding SagB/ThcOx family dehydrogenase, translating into MYLPKPRIYGKMSLEEAIFKRRSVKEFLDKPLKLEDLSQILWAAQGITEPGKKFRSAPSAGATYPLEIYVVVKEVENLKPGVHRYIPVNHSLKMIKEGDFSYQLYRACINQRWVLDAKANLVITAVYGRTTSIYGERGVRYVHMEAGHVGQNIYLQSTALGVGTVAVGAFYDEYVEKVVECEPDEKALYVFPLGIQ; encoded by the coding sequence ATGTATCTACCAAAACCAAGAATTTATGGAAAAATGTCCCTTGAAGAGGCGATATTTAAAAGGAGGTCTGTAAAGGAATTCTTGGATAAACCTTTAAAACTTGAGGATCTTTCCCAGATTCTATGGGCAGCACAGGGGATAACAGAGCCTGGAAAGAAGTTTAGATCTGCACCAAGTGCAGGTGCAACATATCCCTTGGAAATATACGTTGTTGTAAAAGAGGTGGAAAACTTAAAACCTGGAGTTCACCGTTATATACCTGTCAATCACTCTCTCAAAATGATCAAAGAAGGTGATTTCAGTTATCAACTGTACAGGGCATGTATAAATCAGAGATGGGTTTTAGATGCAAAGGCTAATTTAGTGATAACAGCTGTTTATGGGCGTACCACTTCTATATATGGAGAACGAGGTGTAAGATACGTTCATATGGAGGCAGGACATGTTGGACAAAATATATACCTTCAGAGCACAGCTTTAGGTGTGGGTACAGTGGCTGTAGGTGCGTTCTACGATGAATATGTGGAAAAAGTTGTTGAATGTGAGCCAGATGAAAAAGCACTCTATGTATTTCCCCTTGGAATACAATAG
- a CDS encoding DEAD/DEAH box helicase, with protein MLQKILKILEENGIKELRPPQKKVLEKGLLDKKKNFLISIPTASGKTLIGEITLLNHILEDRNKKGLFIVPLKALASEKYEEFKKKYEKYGIKVALSIGDYDEEENLEGYNIIITTAEKLDSLIRHKVKWIKDVSVVVIDEIHLIGDVERGGTLEVLITKLKSKYNVQIVGLSATIGNPEELARWLEAELVVDDWRPVKLKKGVGYKDKILFIGEDGEVVEEYPLKIYNNSRRSELFNLVVDCVLDGGSVLIFCNSKKSAVNESRKLDLKKYLSREELKELKRIKEEILSIFDKPTEICKTLAECVGRGVAFHHAGLTYEHRRIVEGAFRRRIIKVICCTPTLSMGVNVPCRRAIVKDLKRYWKGKTVPIPKMEILQCIGRAGRPNLDPYGEGIIYVNERMNVKDVKDYLVGPVESIYSKLSYPRILRSHILSLIALEDVKDRESLENFIRSTLYAHQYGNISKILEDIEEIIRFLEFSRFISVDYGDGRYRVKMLTLDGNGISIRGDKDKEKYKITPLGRRISELYIDPLSGKVIIGELKKLNKKLRMNEKTGYLGNWDLLDYSTFYILYLISKTSEMLPLPWIRSCEENFFFYEAVRRDIDIDDIESLKYIKNAMILYDWINEVPEDELLEKYNIEPGILRYKVEQAKWLVYATGELYKILNIKNRVISQALEGLKIRIEYGASKELIDLLKIKHIGRTRARKLYNAGIKNIQDIVDNYQKVRSILGDKIAKKILQELMSSDVITE; from the coding sequence ATGCTACAGAAGATATTAAAAATACTCGAGGAGAACGGTATCAAAGAACTTAGACCTCCTCAGAAGAAGGTTTTGGAGAAGGGCTTATTGGATAAAAAGAAAAACTTTCTAATATCCATACCTACAGCCAGTGGAAAAACACTAATAGGAGAGATAACCCTTTTAAATCATATCTTAGAGGATAGAAATAAGAAAGGATTGTTTATAGTCCCCTTGAAGGCATTGGCATCTGAGAAGTACGAGGAGTTTAAGAAAAAATATGAAAAATACGGTATAAAGGTGGCACTTTCCATTGGGGATTACGACGAGGAGGAAAACCTGGAGGGTTACAACATAATAATTACCACTGCAGAGAAGTTAGATTCTCTTATAAGGCATAAGGTAAAGTGGATAAAAGATGTATCTGTTGTAGTTATTGACGAGATCCATCTAATAGGGGATGTAGAGAGAGGAGGTACCTTAGAGGTACTTATCACTAAGTTGAAGAGTAAGTACAACGTCCAGATAGTTGGACTCTCTGCCACCATAGGGAACCCAGAGGAGTTAGCAAGGTGGCTGGAGGCCGAGTTAGTTGTAGATGATTGGAGACCTGTTAAGTTGAAGAAAGGTGTAGGATATAAGGATAAGATCCTATTTATCGGAGAGGATGGAGAGGTTGTAGAGGAATACCCACTGAAGATCTACAACAACAGTAGAAGAAGTGAGTTGTTCAACCTCGTGGTAGATTGTGTGTTAGATGGAGGCTCTGTCCTCATATTCTGCAATTCTAAGAAGAGTGCTGTTAATGAGTCTAGAAAGTTGGATCTAAAGAAGTATCTATCTCGGGAGGAGTTAAAGGAACTTAAACGTATAAAGGAAGAGATTTTAAGTATATTCGATAAACCGACGGAAATCTGTAAGACCCTTGCAGAGTGTGTAGGGAGAGGTGTAGCATTTCACCATGCAGGTTTAACATACGAGCATAGGAGGATTGTAGAAGGTGCCTTCAGAAGAAGGATTATAAAGGTTATTTGTTGTACTCCAACCTTAAGTATGGGAGTTAACGTCCCCTGTAGGAGAGCTATAGTGAAGGATCTTAAGAGATACTGGAAGGGGAAGACGGTTCCCATCCCAAAGATGGAGATACTACAATGTATAGGAAGAGCTGGACGTCCGAACTTAGACCCCTACGGTGAAGGCATAATATACGTTAATGAGAGAATGAATGTGAAGGATGTAAAAGATTACCTTGTTGGACCGGTAGAAAGTATCTATTCGAAGTTATCCTATCCTAGAATTCTGAGATCCCATATTCTTAGTTTGATAGCTCTGGAAGATGTGAAAGACAGAGAAAGTTTGGAGAACTTTATAAGAAGTACCTTATACGCTCACCAGTATGGAAACATCTCAAAGATCTTAGAAGATATTGAAGAAATTATAAGGTTTTTAGAATTTAGTAGATTTATATCGGTAGATTATGGAGATGGGAGATATAGGGTAAAGATGTTAACCTTGGACGGAAATGGTATATCTATAAGAGGAGATAAAGATAAAGAGAAATACAAGATAACTCCACTTGGTAGGAGAATATCTGAACTATATATAGACCCTCTCAGTGGAAAGGTTATAATAGGAGAGTTAAAGAAGTTAAATAAGAAGTTGAGAATGAATGAGAAAACAGGATACTTAGGGAATTGGGATCTACTTGATTACTCCACTTTTTATATCCTCTATCTCATCTCAAAGACCTCAGAGATGTTGCCTTTACCATGGATAAGAAGTTGTGAGGAAAATTTTTTCTTCTATGAGGCGGTAAGAAGAGATATAGATATAGACGATATAGAGAGTTTGAAATACATTAAAAATGCAATGATTCTTTATGACTGGATAAATGAAGTACCAGAAGATGAACTCTTGGAAAAATACAATATAGAACCTGGAATTTTAAGATACAAAGTTGAACAGGCAAAGTGGTTGGTATATGCAACAGGTGAACTCTATAAAATTTTAAACATAAAAAATAGAGTTATTTCCCAGGCTTTAGAGGGGTTGAAAATAAGAATAGAATACGGTGCAAGTAAGGAACTTATAGATCTACTGAAAATAAAACATATAGGAAGAACAAGAGCTAGGAAGTTGTATAATGCAGGAATAAAAAATATCCAGGATATTGTAGATAACTATCAGAAGGTTAGAAGTATCCTTGGAGATAAAATTGCTAAGAAGATACTTCAAGAGTTAATGAGTAGTGATGTTATAACTGAGTAG
- a CDS encoding tRNA (guanine(10)-N(2))-dimethyltransferase, with the protein MEETVVEGHVKIKVPRDRSISKKDKVFYNPRMEVCRDISVAVVQSFLNNYRREKFLVCDPLGGSGVRGIRYAKELINPSGTVEVVINDINPFAVELTRENVKINNLENIKIFNKDANILLSEHFRTFNLIDLDPFGSPNPYLDSAIRSCVTKDGIIAMTATDTAVLYGSYRKACIRNYDAIPLTGDKELAVRLLIGYVIRVAGKYDIALKPIFSHFTDHYIRTFLITERGAKRADEAMEKLGYIKIENGEKIIRSREEGYEKGFGGLFYLGEINNIDTVEGALKIAQERGYTEKSVKIFREIYRECMVGNVIGCYNLHRICSVIKEHVPPVKELIEMLKERGFKASRTHYDPNGIKTDGKITDVIECIREYNRKR; encoded by the coding sequence ATGGAAGAGACAGTAGTGGAAGGACATGTAAAGATAAAAGTTCCGAGGGATAGGAGTATATCAAAAAAGGATAAAGTATTTTACAATCCAAGGATGGAGGTCTGCAGGGATATTTCTGTAGCAGTAGTACAGAGTTTTTTGAATAACTACAGGAGAGAGAAGTTCTTAGTATGTGATCCCTTAGGAGGTAGTGGAGTTAGAGGGATAAGATACGCCAAGGAGTTAATAAATCCTTCTGGTACTGTGGAGGTAGTTATCAACGATATCAATCCTTTCGCAGTTGAATTAACTCGAGAAAATGTAAAGATAAATAATTTAGAAAATATAAAGATATTTAACAAAGATGCTAATATTCTCCTTTCAGAGCACTTTAGGACATTTAACTTGATAGATTTAGATCCCTTTGGCTCACCAAATCCATATCTAGACAGTGCTATACGCAGTTGTGTTACAAAAGATGGTATAATCGCTATGACTGCCACAGATACTGCAGTCCTATACGGATCCTACAGAAAGGCATGTATTAGAAACTACGATGCTATCCCATTAACTGGAGATAAAGAGCTGGCAGTTAGGTTATTAATAGGGTATGTAATTAGAGTGGCAGGTAAGTACGATATAGCTCTTAAACCTATCTTCTCCCATTTTACAGATCACTATATAAGGACTTTCTTAATTACAGAGAGAGGAGCTAAGAGGGCAGATGAAGCTATGGAGAAGTTAGGATATATCAAAATAGAGAATGGAGAAAAGATTATCAGGAGTAGGGAGGAAGGTTATGAGAAGGGTTTTGGAGGGTTGTTTTACTTGGGGGAGATAAACAACATAGATACTGTAGAAGGGGCATTGAAGATTGCTCAGGAGAGGGGATATACTGAGAAGAGTGTAAAGATCTTCAGGGAAATATATAGGGAGTGTATGGTAGGTAATGTAATAGGTTGTTACAATCTTCACAGGATATGTAGTGTTATAAAAGAACATGTACCACCTGTTAAGGAGTTGATAGAGATGTTGAAGGAAAGGGGCTTTAAGGCTTCAAGAACCCACTATGATCCAAATGGCATTAAAACGGATGGAAAGATCACAGATGTAATTGAGTGTATTCGGGAGTACAACAGGAAAAGATAA
- a CDS encoding coenzyme F420-0:L-glutamate ligase has protein sequence MNIKIVPIKTRYLKRGEDYLEVIITALKREIKNGLKLEDGDFVVISEKFVAIGEDNLIDERNVKVGILAYLCYLWSKYIWGYILGPLLKTRPDRIKNLRKMPREETLKHKQVVIDNVGLIYALKPASEGGVDLTNVPGTYATLLPKDPERSAERIYSVIKKELNVDVIVMIVDTDATYRFFRWYITALPCAINGIVSGIGVLGYILGKLAGVLKIGGLCGATPLAITGNEIYKKYSLEEILHIADVADRCRSDPTKSIHQYMERYNTFEISEEILEKIEHTPIVVVKGWKN, from the coding sequence ATGAACATTAAAATAGTACCTATAAAGACTAGATATCTCAAAAGGGGGGAGGACTACCTGGAAGTAATTATCACGGCTCTAAAGAGAGAGATTAAAAATGGTTTAAAATTGGAAGATGGAGATTTTGTTGTGATCAGTGAGAAATTTGTTGCTATAGGAGAAGATAATCTAATAGACGAAAGGAATGTAAAAGTAGGGATTTTAGCTTACCTCTGTTATCTCTGGTCTAAGTATATATGGGGATATATACTAGGCCCCCTCTTAAAAACGAGGCCAGATAGAATAAAGAATCTCAGGAAAATGCCCAGGGAGGAGACATTAAAACATAAACAGGTTGTTATAGACAATGTAGGGCTTATATATGCTTTGAAACCTGCCTCAGAAGGGGGTGTGGACCTAACCAACGTACCTGGTACCTATGCTACCTTACTTCCAAAGGATCCAGAGAGATCGGCGGAGAGAATATACTCAGTTATAAAGAAGGAGTTGAATGTAGATGTTATAGTTATGATAGTAGATACCGACGCCACCTACAGGTTTTTTAGATGGTATATAACTGCCCTACCTTGTGCTATAAATGGAATAGTTTCTGGAATAGGGGTTTTAGGTTATATTTTAGGTAAGTTGGCAGGTGTATTGAAGATTGGCGGATTATGTGGAGCTACGCCCCTTGCCATAACTGGAAATGAAATATATAAAAAATACTCCTTAGAAGAGATACTCCACATTGCAGATGTTGCAGATAGATGCCGATCAGATCCTACAAAGTCTATACATCAGTACATGGAGAGATACAATACCTTTGAGATCAGTGAGGAGATATTAGAGAAGATAGAACATACTCCCATAGTCGTAGTTAAGGGCTGGAAAAATTGA
- the hisE gene encoding phosphoribosyl-ATP diphosphatase — protein sequence MDVLKEVFEIIKDRIKNKPEGSYTTYLTTDDSKRAINKICEKIGEEATEAILAAKDGIKRDIIHECADLIYHLFVLLAYSGVEYEELLEEFEKRRKNVGR from the coding sequence ATGGATGTACTTAAGGAGGTATTTGAGATAATAAAAGACAGGATAAAAAATAAACCTGAGGGTTCATATACTACTTACTTAACTACCGATGATAGTAAGAGAGCTATCAATAAGATATGCGAAAAGATAGGAGAGGAGGCTACAGAGGCTATACTGGCAGCGAAGGACGGTATAAAGAGAGATATTATACACGAGTGTGCAGATCTAATCTATCATCTTTTTGTACTGTTGGCATACTCTGGAGTGGAGTATGAGGAATTACTTGAAGAATTTGAGAAAAGAAGAAAAAATGTTGGCAGATAA
- the ribH gene encoding 6,7-dimethyl-8-ribityllumazine synthase — MDKVRLGFVVAEFNREITYMMEKLAEEHAEFLGAEITHKIVVPGTFDMPLAVKRLLEKEDVDAVVTIGCVIEGETEHDEIVLHNAARKMADLSLEYNKPVTLGVSGPGMTRLQAEERVEYGKRAVESAVKMVKRLRELERS; from the coding sequence ATGGATAAGGTGAGGTTAGGATTTGTAGTAGCAGAATTTAACAGGGAGATAACTTACATGATGGAGAAGTTGGCAGAAGAACATGCAGAATTTTTGGGAGCCGAAATCACCCATAAGATTGTAGTACCAGGAACTTTTGACATGCCTCTGGCAGTAAAGAGGTTGCTGGAGAAGGAGGACGTAGATGCTGTAGTAACTATAGGTTGTGTAATAGAGGGAGAGACTGAACATGACGAAATAGTACTACACAACGCTGCAAGGAAGATGGCAGATTTATCCTTGGAGTACAATAAACCTGTAACTTTGGGTGTCTCAGGACCTGGGATGACGAGATTACAAGCTGAGGAAAGGGTAGAGTATGGTAAAAGGGCTGTAGAGTCTGCTGTAAAGATGGTAAAGAGATTAAGAGAGTTGGAGAGGAGTTAA
- the galU gene encoding UTP--glucose-1-phosphate uridylyltransferase GalU produces the protein MKIKKGIVPAAGFGTRLLPMTKAQPKEMLCVVGKPIIQYVIEDLADADITNILIVTGKGKSAIENHFDRNFELECKLKESGKYHLLEEITRIDRIAKIFYTRQREPKGLGDAVYCGKEFVGDEYFITMVGDTIYTENVVKKMLEVYNTYHCSVITLERVPRDMVYKYGVISGREVENGIFEIEDLVEKPSVEEAPSNLIITGGYLLSPKIFEHLENTKPGKGGEIQLTDAMRTLLEEEKIVGVEINCRRYDIGDLEGWLKANVEIALKKMTGFKEYLKELIGGEGKQ, from the coding sequence ATGAAAATAAAAAAAGGGATAGTGCCTGCAGCAGGATTTGGTACAAGGCTACTTCCAATGACTAAAGCCCAGCCAAAAGAGATGCTATGTGTAGTTGGAAAACCAATAATACAGTACGTAATTGAAGATCTAGCAGATGCAGATATAACCAATATACTGATAGTTACAGGTAAGGGAAAAAGTGCCATAGAAAACCACTTTGACAGAAATTTTGAGTTGGAATGTAAGTTAAAGGAGAGTGGAAAGTATCACTTACTTGAAGAGATCACTAGGATCGACAGGATTGCAAAAATCTTCTATACGAGACAGAGAGAACCTAAAGGATTGGGAGATGCTGTATACTGTGGAAAAGAATTTGTAGGAGATGAGTATTTTATAACTATGGTGGGAGATACCATATATACTGAAAACGTGGTAAAAAAGATGTTAGAAGTTTACAATACATACCATTGTTCAGTTATAACCTTGGAAAGAGTGCCTAGGGATATGGTATATAAGTACGGAGTGATATCTGGGAGAGAAGTTGAAAATGGTATCTTCGAGATAGAGGATTTAGTAGAAAAACCTTCTGTGGAAGAGGCTCCATCTAACCTCATAATTACAGGAGGATATCTCCTATCTCCAAAAATATTTGAACATTTAGAAAACACAAAACCTGGAAAAGGGGGAGAGATACAGTTAACTGATGCCATGAGAACCCTTTTAGAGGAGGAAAAAATAGTAGGTGTAGAGATAAACTGTAGAAGGTACGATATAGGAGATCTGGAAGGATGGTTAAAAGCAAATGTTGAAATTGCCTTAAAAAAGATGACTGGATTTAAAGAATATTTAAAAGAGTTGATAGGAGGAGAGGGAAAACAATGA